The Amycolatopsis mongoliensis genome includes a window with the following:
- a CDS encoding dihydrofolate reductase family protein, whose amino-acid sequence MSVIVVEFLTLDGVVEDPDGSGGTAAGGWAFRHGPEAVAGDKFRLGELLDTGVLLFGRTTWELFAKLWPGRSGEFPDRLNAAAKLVASRTLEDVTAWQNSVLLRGDLVDAVEREERDVIVIGSVGVAQTLGRRGLVDEYRLLVFPSVAGEGRRLFDGAAPADLRLVSTTQAGPAVLSTYRTR is encoded by the coding sequence ATGAGCGTGATCGTCGTCGAATTCCTCACCTTGGACGGTGTCGTCGAGGACCCGGACGGCTCCGGTGGCACGGCCGCCGGCGGCTGGGCGTTCCGGCACGGCCCGGAAGCCGTGGCCGGGGACAAGTTCCGGCTCGGTGAGCTGCTCGACACCGGCGTCCTCCTGTTCGGCCGGACGACGTGGGAGCTGTTCGCGAAGCTGTGGCCGGGTCGCTCGGGCGAGTTCCCCGACCGGCTCAACGCCGCGGCGAAGCTGGTTGCCTCGCGAACGCTCGAAGACGTGACCGCGTGGCAGAACTCCGTGCTGCTGCGGGGAGATCTCGTCGACGCGGTCGAGCGCGAGGAACGGGACGTGATCGTCATCGGCTCGGTCGGGGTCGCGCAGACACTCGGCCGCCGCGGCCTGGTCGACGAGTACCGCCTGCTCGTCTTCCCGAGCGTGGCGGGGGAGGGCAGGCGGCTCTTCGACGGCGCGGCGCCCGCGGACCTGCGGCTGGTTTCGACCACGCAGGCCGGGCCGGCGGTGCTCAGCACCTACCGGACGCGCTAG
- a CDS encoding TetR/AcrR family transcriptional regulator, whose translation MRRTQQDRSAGTKAALVAAARELFAARGYQAVPADEITRAAGVTRGALYHHYADKQGLFRAVVEELERELTEEVEAAFAGGADPLTGMLQGLGVFLDACLREEVRRISLTDAPAVLGWDVWREIEAEHGLGLIVSVLEQARADGLIVETPVRALAQLVLSAVMEAARMIAAADDPARTRAEVQQVLGGWLASLLRT comes from the coding sequence GTGCGACGTACCCAGCAGGACCGTTCCGCCGGCACGAAGGCCGCCCTGGTCGCCGCCGCGCGCGAACTGTTCGCCGCCCGCGGTTACCAGGCCGTCCCGGCGGACGAGATCACCCGCGCCGCCGGCGTCACCCGCGGCGCGCTGTACCACCACTACGCCGACAAGCAGGGCCTGTTCCGCGCCGTCGTCGAAGAGCTCGAACGCGAACTGACCGAAGAGGTCGAGGCCGCGTTCGCCGGCGGCGCGGACCCGCTGACCGGCATGCTGCAGGGCCTCGGCGTCTTCCTCGACGCCTGCCTGCGCGAAGAGGTCCGCCGGATCTCCCTCACCGACGCCCCCGCCGTGCTCGGCTGGGACGTCTGGCGCGAGATCGAGGCGGAGCACGGCCTCGGCCTGATCGTCTCCGTGCTGGAGCAGGCCAGGGCGGACGGGCTGATCGTGGAGACGCCCGTCCGCGCCTTGGCCCAGCTGGTGCTCAGCGCGGTGATGGAGGCGGCGAGGATGATCGCCGCGGCGGACGACCCGGCGCGCACCCGCGCCGAGGTGCAGCAGGTCCTCGGCGGCTGGCTCGCGAGCCTCCTGCGGACCTAG
- a CDS encoding alkaline phosphatase family protein has product MMGTTGLPLLRRARRRTPDGGAPLPDFGLPRPARRHAVAGVVLTVLATLLVLFALLAPDDLNSFSPAALVRVPVEGLIVAAFVLVLPPRARRVVAVLVGLGLGLLTLMKALDTGFYATLEKPFDPVYDWSFFSAGVDFLAGEIGDAGTYAVLAGAVVLAIAVVVFMVLAMLRLTRIAAGRRTGATRVVAVLGVIWIVCSLFGVEIAPGQPVAAQNAAALAYDDLRQVSTDLREQRPFGELAAEDAFRATPGDQLLNGLRGKNVVLTFVESYGRVALDDPEFAPKIGATLDAGTAQLRAAGIGAKSAFLSSSTFGGGSWLAHSTVESGMWIDNQQRYNNLLDSDRLTLGGAFQKAGWKTVWDVPAHTKDWPEGRRFYHPDAYYDFRNIGYQGPGFAYATMPDQYTFSMLQRNELAKSAQKPVMAEVDLVSSHAPWSPRPWLVDWNQVGDGSIFAPQPGAGEAPESVWKDPEKIREAYRDATDYSLKTLISFVQHYGDDNLVLVFLGDHQPPVVTPQGAVHDVPITIVAKDPKVLDRISGWGWTDGLHPAAQAPVWKMDSFRDRFLTAFAR; this is encoded by the coding sequence ATGATGGGAACCACCGGTCTGCCGCTGCTGCGGCGTGCCCGCCGCCGCACCCCGGACGGAGGTGCACCCCTGCCCGACTTCGGGCTGCCCCGGCCCGCCCGGCGGCACGCCGTCGCGGGCGTGGTGCTCACCGTCCTGGCCACGCTGCTGGTGCTGTTCGCGCTCCTCGCGCCGGACGACCTCAACTCGTTCTCGCCGGCAGCACTGGTCCGCGTTCCGGTGGAAGGCCTGATCGTCGCCGCGTTCGTGCTGGTCCTGCCGCCGCGGGCACGCCGCGTCGTCGCCGTGCTGGTCGGGCTGGGGCTCGGGCTGCTCACCCTGATGAAGGCGCTCGACACCGGCTTCTACGCGACGCTCGAGAAGCCGTTCGACCCGGTTTACGACTGGAGCTTCTTCTCCGCGGGCGTCGACTTCCTCGCCGGCGAGATCGGCGACGCGGGCACGTACGCCGTGCTGGCCGGCGCCGTGGTGCTCGCGATCGCCGTCGTCGTCTTCATGGTGCTCGCGATGCTGCGCCTGACCCGGATCGCGGCCGGACGGCGGACCGGTGCGACGCGGGTGGTGGCCGTGCTCGGCGTGATCTGGATCGTCTGCTCGCTGTTCGGCGTCGAGATCGCGCCGGGCCAGCCGGTCGCGGCGCAGAACGCCGCCGCCCTGGCCTACGACGACCTGCGCCAGGTGAGCACGGACCTGCGGGAACAACGGCCGTTCGGCGAGCTGGCCGCCGAGGACGCGTTCCGCGCCACCCCGGGTGACCAGCTGCTGAACGGGCTGCGCGGCAAGAACGTCGTGCTGACGTTCGTGGAGAGCTACGGCCGCGTCGCCCTCGACGACCCGGAGTTCGCGCCGAAGATCGGCGCGACGCTCGACGCGGGCACCGCACAGCTGCGCGCGGCCGGGATCGGCGCGAAGAGCGCGTTCCTCTCGTCCTCGACGTTCGGCGGCGGCAGCTGGCTCGCGCACTCCACCGTCGAGTCCGGCATGTGGATCGACAACCAGCAGCGGTACAACAACCTCCTCGACAGCGACCGGCTGACCCTCGGCGGCGCGTTCCAGAAGGCGGGCTGGAAGACGGTCTGGGACGTCCCCGCGCACACGAAGGACTGGCCGGAGGGCCGGCGGTTCTACCACCCGGACGCCTACTACGACTTCCGGAACATCGGCTACCAGGGGCCCGGGTTCGCCTACGCCACGATGCCGGACCAGTACACGTTCTCGATGCTGCAGCGCAACGAGCTCGCGAAGAGCGCGCAGAAGCCGGTGATGGCCGAGGTGGATCTGGTCTCCAGCCACGCGCCGTGGTCGCCGCGGCCCTGGCTGGTGGACTGGAACCAGGTCGGGGACGGCTCGATCTTCGCGCCCCAGCCGGGTGCGGGGGAGGCGCCGGAGTCGGTCTGGAAGGACCCGGAGAAGATCCGCGAGGCCTACCGCGACGCCACCGACTACTCGCTCAAGACGCTCATCTCGTTCGTCCAGCACTACGGCGACGACAACCTGGTGCTGGTGTTCCTCGGCGACCACCAGCCGCCGGTCGTCACGCCGCAGGGTGCGGTACACGACGTGCCGATCACGATCGTGGCGAAGGACCCGAAGGTGCTGGACCGGATCTCCGGCTGGGGCTGGACCGACGGCCTGCACCCGGCCGCGCAGGCCCCGGTCTGGAAGATGGACTCCTTCCGTGACCGTTTCCTGACCGCGTTCGCCCGCTGA
- a CDS encoding sensor domain-containing diguanylate cyclase — protein sequence MDQQGEPGAAHPARPDRLRTAPPGVLPHYLVLEATAVVLPFAVPSTAPTAREWPFCAILLGTAVVQTELSAKAERMQRFLAGNPHVSVSSVWFFAATLSTPPALASVLTVLIHGHLWLRMASVPGARLYRLTCSVATCVVTIFAARGAADLAGLGTGAPGEAATVAAGLTFFLVNTLLVMIGCKLHEPARPLLSPAGSVPENVLDAATLCLGAAAAVLPAARPWLVPLLVLPLVLLRRGELGRRLELQAGRDPKTGVLTIAEWRARAEAELGRAARIGGDCGILMLDLDHFKRVNDTHGHLAGDDVLRAVAGAVQGEARIYDSVGRCGGEEFVVLLPGLGRVHSVAVAERIRDTVAGLTVVAADGTKIAGLSVSIGVAVHPAADRGVDEVLGAADKAVYEAKNSGRDRVCVSRGGIARTVRHPSGSRASPDGAAW from the coding sequence GTGGATCAGCAGGGGGAACCCGGTGCTGCACACCCGGCGCGGCCCGACCGGCTGCGCACCGCGCCGCCCGGGGTGCTGCCGCACTACCTGGTCCTCGAGGCCACCGCGGTCGTGCTGCCGTTCGCGGTGCCGTCGACGGCACCGACCGCGCGGGAATGGCCCTTCTGCGCGATCCTGCTCGGAACGGCGGTGGTGCAGACCGAGCTGTCGGCGAAGGCCGAACGGATGCAGCGGTTCCTCGCCGGGAACCCGCACGTCAGCGTCAGCTCGGTCTGGTTCTTCGCCGCGACGCTCTCGACTCCGCCGGCGCTCGCGTCCGTGCTCACGGTGCTGATCCACGGCCACCTGTGGCTGCGGATGGCGAGCGTCCCCGGCGCGCGGCTGTACCGGCTGACGTGCTCGGTGGCGACGTGCGTGGTCACCATCTTCGCCGCCCGCGGCGCCGCCGACCTGGCCGGCCTCGGCACCGGCGCGCCGGGTGAGGCCGCGACGGTGGCCGCGGGGCTGACGTTCTTCTTGGTCAACACATTGCTGGTGATGATCGGGTGCAAGCTGCACGAGCCGGCCCGCCCGCTGCTGTCGCCGGCCGGGTCGGTGCCGGAGAACGTGCTGGACGCGGCGACGCTGTGCCTCGGGGCGGCGGCCGCGGTGCTGCCGGCCGCCCGGCCGTGGCTGGTTCCGCTGCTGGTCCTGCCGCTCGTGCTGCTGCGGCGCGGGGAGCTGGGACGGCGGCTGGAACTGCAGGCGGGCCGCGACCCCAAGACCGGGGTGCTGACCATCGCGGAGTGGCGGGCCCGGGCCGAGGCCGAACTGGGCCGGGCGGCGCGCATCGGGGGCGACTGCGGGATCCTGATGCTCGACCTCGACCACTTCAAGCGCGTCAACGACACCCACGGGCACCTGGCGGGCGACGACGTCCTGCGCGCGGTCGCCGGGGCCGTCCAGGGCGAGGCGCGGATCTACGACTCGGTCGGCCGGTGCGGCGGTGAGGAGTTCGTCGTGCTGCTGCCCGGCCTCGGCCGGGTCCACTCGGTGGCGGTCGCCGAGCGGATCCGGGACACGGTGGCGGGGCTCACCGTCGTGGCGGCGGACGGGACGAAGATCGCCGGGCTTTCGGTGTCGATCGGGGTGGCGGTCCACCCGGCCGCGGACCGCGGGGTCGACGAGGTGCTCGGAGCCGCGGACAAGGCCGTTTACGAAGCGAAGAACTCCGGCCGGGATCGGGTTTGCGTCAGCCGAGGAGGAATTGCGCGCACCGTCCGCCATCCGTCAGGGTCGCGGGCTAGCCCGGATGGAGCAGCGTGGTGA
- a CDS encoding S1 family peptidase yields the protein MRRRIALALGGAAVLTASLASASLAPAVASPGLIAAMQRDFGLTAAQAETRLGQEVTAARVMPAAQRAAGAAFGGAWFDPALGKLVVGVTDPAAAAAVRQAGAEPTTARVSAAKLDAAKAAIDASAKADPAPAAVSGWRADPRAGSVVVTLRPGAHSADVDAFLARAAKAGPVTVATAPAAQPFSAGTVGGDPYYINGNTRCSIGFSVQGGFVSAGHCGGVGSSVVGWDGSAMGTFAGSSFPGNDYSFIRIGNGWWTAPVVLGWGTVSDALVRGSWVAPAGTSVCRSGSTTHWHCGVVEGLNETVNYSQGAVYQVTRTNVCAEPGDSGGSFITGDQAQGVTSGGWGNCSSGGETWFQPVNEILQTYGLSLVTA from the coding sequence ATGCGTCGAAGAATCGCCCTGGCTCTCGGCGGCGCCGCCGTCCTGACCGCGTCCCTCGCCTCCGCGTCGCTCGCCCCGGCCGTAGCCTCGCCCGGGCTGATCGCCGCCATGCAGCGGGACTTCGGCCTGACCGCCGCCCAGGCCGAAACCCGCCTCGGCCAGGAAGTGACGGCCGCGCGGGTGATGCCGGCCGCGCAGCGGGCCGCCGGTGCCGCGTTCGGCGGGGCCTGGTTCGACCCCGCTCTCGGCAAGCTCGTCGTCGGCGTGACCGACCCGGCCGCGGCGGCCGCCGTCCGGCAGGCCGGCGCCGAGCCCACGACGGCGCGGGTCAGCGCCGCGAAGCTCGACGCGGCGAAGGCCGCGATCGACGCCTCCGCCAAGGCGGACCCCGCGCCGGCCGCCGTCAGCGGCTGGCGCGCCGACCCGCGCGCCGGCAGCGTCGTGGTCACCCTGCGGCCGGGCGCGCACAGCGCCGACGTCGACGCCTTCCTCGCCCGGGCCGCCAAAGCCGGCCCGGTAACGGTGGCGACCGCGCCGGCCGCCCAGCCGTTCTCGGCGGGGACTGTCGGCGGCGACCCCTACTACATCAACGGCAACACCCGCTGCTCGATCGGCTTCTCCGTGCAGGGCGGCTTCGTGAGCGCCGGGCACTGCGGCGGCGTCGGCAGCTCGGTCGTCGGCTGGGACGGCTCGGCGATGGGCACCTTCGCCGGCTCTTCCTTCCCCGGCAACGACTACTCGTTCATCCGCATCGGCAACGGCTGGTGGACCGCACCGGTCGTGCTCGGCTGGGGCACGGTGAGCGACGCCCTCGTCCGCGGCTCCTGGGTCGCACCGGCCGGCACGTCGGTGTGCCGCTCGGGCTCGACGACGCACTGGCACTGCGGTGTCGTGGAAGGCCTCAACGAAACGGTCAACTACTCCCAGGGCGCCGTCTACCAGGTGACCCGCACCAACGTCTGCGCCGAACCCGGTGACTCCGGCGGCTCGTTCATCACCGGCGACCAGGCCCAGGGCGTGACCTCGGGCGGCTGGGGCAACTGCAGCTCCGGCGGCGAGACGTGGTTCCAGCCGGTGAACGAGATCCTGCAGACCTACGGCCTCTCGCTCGTCACGGCGTAG
- a CDS encoding DoxX family protein has product MHRLDPARDHVIGLYRIVIGFLFACHGLKTLFGLFGAKAPAAVGAWPGWWAAVIQLVCGALICLGLGTRAAAVLGSGSMAFAYFTVHLPTGLLPIQNGGEAATLFCWSLLVVAFVGPGRFALGNLPALQRPSEPARARVTT; this is encoded by the coding sequence ATGCACCGCCTGGACCCGGCCCGCGACCACGTCATCGGGCTCTACCGGATCGTCATCGGCTTCCTGTTCGCCTGCCACGGATTGAAAACGCTGTTCGGCCTGTTCGGCGCGAAGGCCCCCGCCGCCGTCGGGGCGTGGCCCGGGTGGTGGGCCGCGGTGATCCAGCTCGTCTGCGGCGCGCTGATCTGCCTGGGCCTCGGCACCCGGGCAGCCGCCGTCCTCGGGTCCGGCTCGATGGCCTTCGCGTACTTCACCGTGCACCTGCCGACCGGCCTGCTGCCGATCCAGAACGGCGGCGAGGCGGCGACCCTGTTCTGCTGGAGCCTGCTCGTCGTCGCGTTCGTCGGCCCGGGCCGCTTCGCGCTCGGCAACCTCCCCGCCCTGCAGCGGCCTTCCGAACCGGCGCGGGCCCGCGTCACGACCTAG
- a CDS encoding TetR/AcrR family transcriptional regulator has protein sequence MSGPVKRRYDSSRRQEQARENRRRILDAAHTLFVTKGYGRTTIADVAAEAGVAPETVYSAFKNKPALLHRTWDVAVGGDDEDVPMLERPELRALFAEPDLRARFTAFAVVNTAAMRRTARLHLAVRGAAASDPAAAAMLAEIDRQRLAAMAGHAEAASATGQLAVAEEECRDVLWSTTDGTLWHRLVEGREWSDERYAAWLGRLWVSSFVVAFS, from the coding sequence ATGAGCGGGCCCGTCAAGCGGCGGTACGACTCGAGCCGGCGCCAGGAGCAGGCGAGGGAGAACCGGCGCCGCATCCTGGACGCGGCGCACACCCTGTTCGTCACGAAGGGTTACGGCCGGACGACCATTGCGGACGTCGCCGCCGAGGCCGGGGTCGCGCCCGAGACGGTCTACTCGGCGTTCAAGAACAAGCCCGCGCTGCTGCACCGGACGTGGGACGTGGCCGTCGGCGGGGATGACGAGGACGTGCCCATGCTGGAACGCCCGGAGCTGCGGGCCCTCTTCGCCGAGCCCGACCTGCGAGCCCGGTTCACGGCGTTCGCGGTCGTCAACACCGCGGCCATGCGGCGGACCGCGCGCCTGCACCTCGCCGTGCGTGGCGCGGCGGCGAGCGACCCCGCGGCGGCGGCGATGCTCGCCGAGATCGACCGCCAGCGGCTGGCGGCGATGGCCGGCCACGCCGAGGCGGCCTCGGCCACCGGGCAGCTCGCGGTCGCCGAGGAGGAGTGCCGCGACGTGCTGTGGTCCACGACGGACGGGACGCTGTGGCACCGGCTCGTCGAGGGCCGCGAGTGGTCCGACGAGCGGTACGCGGCCTGGCTCGGCCGGCTCTGGGTGTCGTCGTTCGTGGTAGCCTTCAGTTGA
- a CDS encoding alpha/beta fold hydrolase, with product MTTRSESLGQEHRVRLPAGEVRYFERGEGAPVVFVHGVLTNAELWRKVVPDVAAAGFRCLAPDLPLGSHDIPMRADADLSPAGNADLIADFLDALDLRDATLVANDTGGALTQILLSRRPERVGRVVLTPSDCFEYFFPPVFKALPPIARIPGSMAVLGQLLRIRALYPLPLLFGWVVKRPLPDAVAQAYLSPLRKSADVRRDLRKLLKDVHPRHTLAAAEALRTFDRPVLLAWAPEDKLFPIRLAHRLAGLLPDAKVVEVPDSYTFLSEDQPAALAGHIVEFAGVMAD from the coding sequence ATGACGACACGGAGCGAATCCCTGGGCCAGGAGCACCGGGTCCGGCTGCCGGCCGGCGAGGTGCGGTACTTCGAGCGGGGCGAGGGCGCCCCGGTGGTGTTCGTGCACGGGGTGCTGACGAACGCCGAGCTGTGGCGGAAGGTGGTGCCGGACGTGGCCGCCGCCGGGTTCCGGTGCCTGGCCCCGGATCTGCCGCTGGGCTCGCACGACATCCCGATGCGCGCGGACGCCGACCTCTCCCCCGCCGGCAACGCCGACCTGATCGCGGACTTCCTCGACGCGCTGGATCTGCGGGACGCCACGCTCGTCGCGAACGACACCGGCGGCGCGCTGACGCAGATCCTGCTCAGCCGCCGTCCGGAGCGGGTCGGGCGGGTCGTGCTCACACCGTCCGACTGCTTCGAGTACTTCTTCCCGCCCGTCTTCAAGGCGCTGCCGCCGATCGCCCGGATCCCCGGTTCGATGGCGGTGCTCGGGCAGCTGCTGCGGATCCGCGCGCTGTACCCGCTGCCCCTGCTCTTCGGCTGGGTGGTCAAGCGGCCGCTGCCGGACGCCGTCGCACAGGCCTACCTCTCGCCGCTGCGGAAGTCCGCCGACGTGCGCCGCGACCTGCGCAAGCTGCTGAAGGACGTGCACCCGCGGCACACGCTGGCCGCCGCGGAGGCGCTGCGGACCTTCGACCGGCCCGTGCTGCTCGCGTGGGCCCCGGAGGACAAGCTGTTCCCGATCAGGCTGGCCCACCGGCTCGCCGGACTGCTCCCGGACGCGAAGGTCGTGGAGGTCCCGGACTCGTACACGTTCCTGTCCGAAGACCAGCCCGCCGCGCTGGCCGGGCACATCGTCGAGTTCGCGGGCGTCATGGCAGATTAG
- a CDS encoding mandelate racemase/muconate lactonizing enzyme family protein, whose translation MTVVTRAEAFLVDVEVEQARTDAVQAFTSQETVFVELTTADGGSGLGYSYTIGTGGSSVVALLRDHLLPRLVGRDSRLVEALWRDLFAATRATTVGAITSLALAAVDTALWDLKCRRAGEPLWRVAGGFRPRVPLYDTEGGWLHLSTEELVAGAKAATTAGWGGVKVKIGKPDASEDLERLTAVREAVGPRFGLMVDANQSMTAAEAVRRAAAFGPLDLCWLEEPLPADDVSGHARLAAATTVPIAVGESLYSIAQFRDYLHRGAASILQPDVARVGGITPWLKVAHLAEAFNVEICPHFLMELHVSLAAAVPNGRYVEHIPQLRAITRTELAVENGHAVPPETPGLGIDWNRDAMDDRRTC comes from the coding sequence TTGACTGTCGTCACGCGGGCCGAGGCCTTTCTCGTCGATGTCGAGGTCGAGCAGGCGCGGACCGACGCCGTGCAGGCGTTCACTTCCCAGGAGACCGTCTTCGTCGAGCTGACCACCGCCGACGGCGGCAGCGGGCTCGGCTACTCCTACACGATCGGCACCGGGGGCAGCTCCGTCGTCGCCCTGCTGCGCGACCACCTGCTCCCCCGGCTCGTCGGGCGGGACTCGCGGCTGGTCGAAGCGCTCTGGCGAGACCTCTTCGCCGCCACCCGGGCGACGACCGTCGGCGCCATCACCTCACTCGCGCTCGCCGCCGTCGACACCGCGCTGTGGGACCTCAAGTGCCGGCGGGCCGGGGAACCCCTGTGGCGCGTCGCCGGCGGGTTCCGGCCGCGCGTTCCGCTCTACGACACCGAGGGCGGCTGGCTGCACCTGAGCACCGAAGAGCTCGTCGCGGGCGCGAAAGCCGCCACGACCGCCGGGTGGGGCGGCGTCAAGGTGAAGATCGGCAAGCCCGACGCGAGCGAGGATCTCGAACGGCTCACCGCGGTCCGCGAAGCCGTCGGGCCGCGGTTCGGCCTGATGGTGGACGCGAACCAGTCGATGACGGCCGCCGAGGCCGTCCGCCGGGCGGCGGCGTTCGGCCCGCTCGACCTGTGCTGGCTGGAGGAACCGCTGCCGGCCGACGACGTGTCCGGGCACGCCCGGCTCGCCGCGGCGACCACCGTCCCGATCGCCGTGGGCGAGTCGCTCTACTCGATCGCGCAGTTCCGCGACTACCTGCACCGCGGCGCCGCGTCGATCCTGCAGCCCGACGTGGCCCGGGTCGGGGGCATCACGCCGTGGCTCAAGGTCGCCCACCTCGCCGAGGCCTTCAACGTCGAGATCTGCCCGCATTTCCTCATGGAACTGCACGTGAGCCTCGCGGCGGCCGTGCCGAACGGCCGGTACGTCGAGCACATCCCGCAGCTGCGGGCGATCACGCGGACCGAACTCGCCGTCGAAAACGGCCACGCGGTGCCCCCGGAAACGCCCGGGCTCGGAATCGACTGGAACCGCGACGCGATGGACGACCGCCGCACCTGCTGA
- a CDS encoding YybH family protein, translating into MPSPADEFLADVLPRQNAAERAIHNGDAGPRTALWSKADPVSLFGAWLPIRTGWADVSAAFRRVAAHFSDSREYRFEVVAAGTSGDLAYTIGFEHNTVSVDGRPKTYTLRVTHVYRREDGEWKIVHRHGDRPPDEPGPKEILTAAHSR; encoded by the coding sequence ATGCCATCACCCGCCGACGAGTTCCTGGCCGACGTGCTGCCGCGGCAGAACGCCGCCGAACGAGCGATCCACAACGGGGACGCGGGCCCGCGCACCGCCCTCTGGTCGAAGGCCGACCCGGTGAGCCTTTTCGGGGCCTGGCTGCCGATCCGGACCGGCTGGGCGGACGTCAGCGCCGCCTTCCGCCGGGTCGCCGCCCACTTCTCCGACTCACGCGAGTACCGCTTCGAGGTCGTCGCCGCGGGCACGAGCGGCGACCTCGCCTACACGATCGGCTTCGAGCACAACACCGTGTCGGTCGACGGCAGACCGAAGACCTACACCCTGCGCGTCACGCACGTGTACCGCCGCGAAGACGGCGAATGGAAGATCGTCCACCGCCACGGCGACCGGCCACCGGACGAACCCGGCCCCAAGGAAATCCTCACGGCGGCCCACTCTCGGTAG
- a CDS encoding D-Ala-D-Ala carboxypeptidase family metallohydrolase, protein MSPSRFDRRTLIKSGLALAGGVAAMTAFPAIAEAYAWPSSLQSGSTGAAVKELQIRVAGWAADGPQQTYVAVDGEFGPGTAAALKRFQAANHLTANGVADADDFAALNALESADGSTAHFEWSEFMSKDGTGFGGGKVAAATVKENVRRLMYKLEALRLKAGGRAITISSGFRSIAHNQSVGGASNSMHLYGTAADAYVSGLSTRQVYVLAEACGFSGLERYTLSDAHQHVDSRVEYAYGSQSWWWESGTIS, encoded by the coding sequence ATGAGCCCGTCCCGCTTCGACCGCCGCACCCTGATCAAGTCCGGGCTCGCCCTGGCCGGTGGCGTCGCCGCGATGACGGCCTTCCCGGCGATCGCGGAAGCCTACGCGTGGCCGTCTTCGCTGCAGTCGGGCTCGACCGGCGCCGCCGTCAAGGAGCTCCAGATCCGCGTCGCCGGCTGGGCCGCCGACGGTCCGCAGCAGACGTACGTCGCCGTCGACGGCGAGTTCGGGCCGGGCACCGCGGCCGCGCTGAAGCGCTTCCAGGCCGCGAACCACCTGACGGCGAACGGGGTCGCCGACGCCGACGACTTCGCCGCCCTCAACGCACTGGAGTCGGCCGACGGCTCGACCGCGCACTTCGAGTGGAGCGAGTTCATGTCGAAGGACGGCACCGGGTTCGGGGGCGGGAAGGTCGCCGCGGCGACGGTCAAGGAGAACGTCCGGCGGCTGATGTACAAGCTGGAGGCGTTGCGGCTCAAGGCGGGCGGCCGGGCGATCACGATCTCCTCGGGCTTCCGCAGCATCGCGCACAACCAGTCCGTCGGCGGGGCCTCGAACAGCATGCACCTCTACGGCACCGCGGCCGACGCCTACGTCAGCGGGCTGAGCACCCGCCAGGTCTACGTGCTCGCCGAAGCCTGCGGCTTCTCCGGCCTGGAGCGGTACACGCTCTCGGACGCGCACCAGCACGTCGACAGTCGCGTCGAGTACGCCTACGGCTCGCAGAGCTGGTGGTGGGAGAGCGGCACCATCAGCTGA
- a CDS encoding VOC family protein yields the protein MSIFRLNHAVLYVRDLAESVAFYRDVLGFDYIEGGDAHRGAAFLRAPGSTNDHDLGLFELGAHAADSGAGDTSVGLYHLAWEVDTLGDLERLAGRLTEAGALVGSSDHGTTKSLYAKDPSGLEFEVVWIIPREQLTDEDRSKNGRLDLAAELAKYGPDARSGVGISRP from the coding sequence ATGTCGATCTTTCGCCTGAACCACGCCGTGCTCTACGTCCGGGATCTGGCCGAAAGCGTCGCGTTCTACCGGGACGTCCTGGGCTTCGACTACATCGAAGGCGGCGACGCGCACCGCGGTGCGGCGTTCCTGCGGGCGCCCGGATCGACCAACGACCACGACCTGGGCCTCTTCGAGCTCGGCGCGCACGCCGCGGACTCGGGTGCGGGGGACACGTCGGTGGGGCTGTACCACCTCGCGTGGGAAGTCGACACGCTCGGCGACCTCGAGCGGCTCGCCGGCCGGCTCACCGAAGCCGGCGCGCTGGTCGGCTCGTCCGACCACGGCACCACGAAGTCCTTGTACGCCAAGGATCCCAGCGGGCTCGAGTTCGAGGTCGTCTGGATCATCCCGCGCGAGCAGCTGACCGACGAGGACCGGTCGAAGAACGGGCGGCTCGATCTCGCGGCGGAGCTGGCGAAGTACGGTCCCGACGCCCGCAGTGGCGTCGGGATCTCGCGCCCCTAG
- a CDS encoding PPOX class F420-dependent oxidoreductase codes for MTVPLTDAAREVLDGPHTAVIATANADGRPQSSVIFVKRDGDTVVFSTIEGRLKTRNMRRDPRVSLLVSSNPGRYVEIRGRVEVADDPEKVLLHEMYDRYMGGKTPPPEPGARRLIVRIVPEKVYLWPPAA; via the coding sequence ATGACCGTGCCCCTGACCGACGCCGCCCGCGAAGTGCTCGACGGCCCGCACACGGCGGTGATCGCCACCGCGAACGCCGACGGCCGGCCGCAGTCGTCGGTGATCTTCGTGAAGCGCGATGGCGACACCGTGGTGTTCAGCACGATCGAGGGCCGGCTGAAGACGCGGAACATGCGACGCGACCCGCGGGTGAGCCTGCTGGTTTCGAGCAACCCCGGCCGGTACGTGGAGATCCGGGGCCGGGTCGAGGTCGCCGACGACCCGGAAAAGGTGCTGCTGCACGAAATGTACGACCGGTACATGGGCGGGAAGACACCGCCGCCGGAGCCGGGGGCGCGGCGGCTGATCGTCCGGATCGTCCCGGAAAAGGTGTACCTCTGGCCACCCGCGGCCTGA